One Natrinema halophilum genomic window carries:
- a CDS encoding carbamoyltransferase family protein, producing MAYVLSFKPAIGLYGQHDPSAALFVDGDLRFAVEEERLTREKHATDTFPEQAIRACLESEGIELADLEKIVLPYDPQLRTKILGHYLGNSVHRDSTLRTVSHLFNVTKDQFVSRYLPTQQVESRLKRIGTPLPSIERRSHHACHAVSAFHPSTFEEALVLTVDAKGEYDSTVVWHATTDGLSRLRTYDHPNSWGLFYAAVTEYLGYRMFNGEGKVMGLAPYGEDDPEIERLLRDKIETGVDYDVTALTGRWGTEYGVRTLEELFDRPRSTTTDEFDQFEKNLAHTAQKLLEESITAIVEKYIEYVETGNVGLAGGVVLNCKLNKAIRERPSVDDLFVQPVAHDAGLALGGGWIDQRPDQVEPMTNVYLGPEYDTDEIRSLLETNKVDYSEPKDLERTVAELLADGALVGWFQGRLEMGPRALGNRSILADPRTVESRDRVNRFVKHREGWRPFAPSMLESAADEYLENATESPYMINTFDVAPAHCDDVTAVLHPADNTTRPQTVRRDQNPRYYRLLREFEDITDVPVVLNTSFNDHGEPIVNTPVEALKDFYGMGLDALVLEDLLVTKRDSISVDTERRPNRE from the coding sequence ATGGCCTATGTTCTTTCATTTAAGCCAGCAATCGGGCTGTACGGGCAACACGATCCGAGTGCCGCTCTCTTCGTCGACGGCGACCTCCGGTTTGCAGTCGAAGAAGAGCGACTGACCCGGGAGAAACACGCCACAGATACGTTTCCGGAACAGGCTATCCGAGCCTGTCTCGAGAGCGAAGGAATCGAACTCGCCGATCTCGAGAAAATCGTGCTTCCGTACGATCCGCAACTCCGAACGAAGATACTCGGCCATTATCTGGGTAATTCGGTCCATCGCGATAGCACGCTTCGAACGGTATCACACCTCTTCAACGTGACCAAAGACCAGTTCGTCTCCCGCTACCTGCCGACTCAACAGGTCGAATCACGACTCAAACGGATCGGGACGCCGCTTCCGTCCATCGAACGTCGCTCACACCACGCGTGTCACGCAGTGAGTGCATTCCATCCGTCGACGTTCGAGGAAGCGCTCGTTCTCACCGTCGACGCCAAAGGCGAGTACGATTCGACCGTCGTCTGGCACGCGACGACGGACGGACTTTCCCGACTTCGCACATACGACCATCCGAATAGCTGGGGGCTATTCTATGCCGCTGTCACCGAGTACCTCGGGTATCGGATGTTCAACGGAGAGGGGAAGGTGATGGGGCTCGCCCCCTACGGGGAGGACGACCCGGAAATCGAACGGCTCCTCCGAGACAAAATCGAAACCGGCGTCGATTACGACGTGACGGCGCTTACCGGACGGTGGGGGACGGAGTACGGAGTGCGTACACTTGAGGAACTGTTCGATCGGCCACGCTCGACCACCACCGACGAGTTCGATCAGTTCGAGAAAAACCTCGCTCACACCGCACAGAAACTCCTCGAGGAATCGATCACGGCCATCGTCGAGAAATACATCGAGTATGTCGAGACCGGCAACGTCGGACTGGCGGGTGGCGTCGTCCTCAACTGCAAACTCAACAAAGCAATCAGGGAACGGCCGTCGGTCGACGACCTGTTCGTCCAGCCGGTCGCACACGACGCCGGCCTCGCGCTCGGTGGCGGCTGGATCGATCAGCGTCCTGATCAGGTCGAACCGATGACCAACGTGTATCTGGGGCCCGAGTACGACACCGACGAGATTCGGTCGCTTCTCGAGACGAACAAGGTCGACTACTCCGAACCGAAGGACCTCGAACGAACCGTCGCCGAATTGCTCGCCGACGGGGCACTCGTCGGCTGGTTCCAGGGCCGACTCGAGATGGGACCGCGAGCCCTCGGCAACCGGAGCATTCTGGCGGATCCACGGACCGTCGAATCTCGCGACCGAGTGAATCGGTTCGTCAAACACCGCGAAGGATGGCGTCCGTTCGCACCGTCGATGCTCGAGTCGGCCGCCGACGAGTATCTAGAAAACGCGACTGAATCGCCGTACATGATCAACACGTTCGACGTTGCTCCGGCGCATTGTGACGACGTAACCGCAGTTCTCCACCCTGCAGACAACACCACCAGACCGCAGACCGTTCGCAGAGACCAGAACCCACGATACTACCGGCTGCTCCGGGAGTTCGAAGACATAACTGACGTTCCCGTCGTGCTCAACACGTCGTTTAACGATCACGGCGAGCCGATCGTCAACACACCGGTTGAGGCGCTCAAAGACTTCTACGGGATGGGACTCGACGCGCTCGTTCTCGAGGATCTCCTCGTCACGAAACGCGACTCGATATCGGTCGATACCGAGCGTCGTCCGAACCGTGAGTAG
- the truD gene encoding tRNA pseudouridine(13) synthase TruD encodes MRPGHPTEQAVGMEHYVSDTDGIGGRLREDDDHFRVHELERFDTEPLDAPTDAYPHLVFRATLRGWDTNDFAARVSDALGISRERVDWAGTKDKYAVTTQLFSVYGAEPADLPDIDGADVTVLGRSGRGLEFGDLAGNEFELVVTDPERPENTAPITDELAAFGGLESDGTTSKSAVSIAVPNFFGQQRFGSRRPVTHEVGLAIARGDWEGAVMAYLGNPTAAEPESTQEARAYVETTRNWQDALERVPNRLRYERSMIHALAECDGEPGPDEFRTALERVPSNLQRLFVHAAQSYAFNLMLSERLERGVAFDQPVAGDVVCFSDTDAPDGLELPDSDRLQRVDERRVDSVTRHCERGRAFVTAPLVGTETELADGVQGEIERSVLDDLGLDPSDFDLPGEFYSTGTRRALLVRTGIDIETEPLTLAFALPKGSYATVVCREYLKVDPVHLG; translated from the coding sequence ATGCGCCCAGGCCACCCCACAGAGCAGGCAGTCGGCATGGAACACTACGTCAGCGATACCGACGGCATCGGCGGCCGCCTGCGAGAGGACGACGACCACTTTCGGGTGCACGAACTCGAGCGCTTCGACACCGAACCGCTCGACGCGCCGACGGACGCCTATCCTCATCTCGTCTTTCGGGCGACACTGCGCGGATGGGACACCAACGACTTCGCCGCGCGGGTCTCGGATGCGCTCGGAATCTCCCGCGAACGCGTCGACTGGGCCGGGACGAAGGACAAGTACGCTGTGACGACGCAGTTGTTTTCGGTCTACGGGGCCGAGCCGGCGGACCTGCCGGACATAGACGGGGCTGACGTGACGGTGCTGGGCCGATCCGGACGGGGGCTCGAGTTCGGCGATCTCGCGGGAAACGAGTTCGAACTCGTCGTCACTGACCCCGAGAGGCCAGAGAACACGGCTCCGATCACCGACGAGTTGGCGGCGTTCGGCGGTCTCGAGTCGGACGGCACGACGAGCAAGTCAGCAGTCTCGATCGCCGTCCCCAACTTCTTCGGCCAGCAGCGCTTCGGCAGCCGTCGCCCGGTCACTCACGAAGTGGGCCTCGCGATAGCGCGGGGCGACTGGGAAGGAGCGGTGATGGCGTACCTCGGGAACCCGACGGCTGCGGAACCCGAGTCTACACAGGAGGCGCGCGCGTACGTCGAGACAACTCGAAACTGGCAGGATGCGCTCGAGCGCGTCCCCAACCGGCTTCGCTACGAGCGCTCGATGATCCACGCCCTCGCCGAGTGCGACGGCGAGCCCGGCCCCGACGAGTTTCGCACCGCCCTCGAGCGTGTCCCCTCGAACCTCCAGCGGCTGTTCGTTCACGCCGCTCAGTCCTACGCGTTCAACCTGATGCTGAGCGAGCGCCTCGAGCGCGGGGTAGCGTTCGATCAACCGGTTGCGGGCGACGTTGTCTGCTTTTCGGACACCGACGCCCCCGACGGACTCGAACTGCCCGACAGCGATCGGCTCCAGCGTGTCGACGAGCGCCGGGTCGATTCAGTAACCCGCCACTGCGAGCGCGGCCGAGCGTTCGTCACAGCCCCGCTGGTCGGTACCGAGACGGAACTCGCCGACGGGGTACAGGGCGAGATCGAACGGTCCGTCCTCGACGACCTCGGTCTCGACCCGTCGGACTTCGATCTTCCCGGCGAGTTTTACTCGACCGGAACGCGACGAGCGCTGCTCGTCCGGACTGGTATCGACATCGAAACTGAACCGCTCACGCTCGCGTTTGCGCTGCCGAAGGGATCCTATGCGACCGTCGTCTGTCGAGAGTATCTGAAGGTCGACCCGGTTCACTTGGGATGA
- a CDS encoding ABC transporter permease, with translation MSRTSRVRAETSAGWRSFVRRRTAVFFTFFFPVILIVIFGALVRTDPTGEGLFTEPPAYYVPGYLAVVVLFTPLSRMGSEVARHREGSRFEKLATTPLSRGEWLLAQTVVNAVIIGLASLLILGLVIVLTGAEIAFSVLLIPYILIGVVCFCGVGAMLGSYTDSQDGAVAASNAIGLPLLFLSETFISLDQLPNWFGPLVNLSPLTYFARGVRAATFAGAETTDIAGFDPVVSNLAILAVVAVVAFALGAQSIPQTD, from the coding sequence GTGAGCCGAACAAGTCGCGTGCGAGCAGAGACCAGTGCGGGCTGGCGGTCGTTCGTCCGCCGGCGGACCGCAGTTTTTTTCACCTTCTTCTTCCCGGTGATCCTGATCGTCATCTTCGGGGCGCTGGTTCGGACGGACCCGACGGGAGAGGGGCTGTTTACGGAGCCGCCCGCCTACTACGTACCCGGCTATCTCGCAGTTGTCGTCCTCTTTACCCCCCTGTCTCGGATGGGAAGCGAGGTGGCACGCCACCGGGAGGGGAGTCGATTCGAAAAACTCGCGACGACGCCGCTCTCTCGCGGGGAGTGGCTGCTGGCTCAGACGGTCGTTAACGCCGTCATCATCGGGCTGGCGAGTCTTCTCATACTCGGTCTCGTTATCGTCTTAACGGGCGCGGAAATTGCCTTCTCGGTGCTACTGATACCGTACATCTTGATCGGTGTCGTCTGCTTCTGTGGCGTCGGCGCGATGCTCGGTAGCTACACCGATTCGCAGGACGGCGCGGTCGCCGCCAGTAACGCGATCGGACTCCCGCTGTTGTTCCTCTCCGAGACGTTCATCTCGCTCGACCAACTCCCCAACTGGTTCGGACCGCTCGTGAACCTCTCGCCGCTAACCTACTTCGCCCGGGGCGTGCGGGCTGCGACGTTCGCGGGCGCTGAGACGACTGACATAGCCGGCTTCGATCCCGTCGTCTCCAACCTGGCGATCCTCGCCGTCGTGGCCGTCGTCGCGTTTGCGCTGGGCGCGCAGTCGATTCCGCAGACGGACTGA
- a CDS encoding ABC transporter ATP-binding protein — MTAVVEATDLEKSYGETDALAGASLSVERGEVFALIGPNGAGKTTLVRALTGTTEPDDGTARILGNSPTAVDRSRIGVLPQEFSPPGRLSARELLSYYAGLYDDARDSDAVLAAVGLADSGDTWYEELSGGQQRRVCVGSTLVNDPDLLFLDEPTTGIDPAGRRTVWRLIEELTEGGTTVILTTHDMAEAERLADRVGLLADGRLVAQGTPAELVREHGGSSRLAIETGADLEAFADLDHPVERPEHDRGRAPGNAVVVRNIEPAEIGTVVDYLEDRTITYTELSWTEPDLEDVYLTLAEPTEHERTDRFEGRDGGVGETDLARTGETA; from the coding sequence ATGACAGCCGTAGTCGAAGCGACAGACCTCGAGAAGTCCTACGGCGAGACCGATGCGCTGGCTGGAGCTTCACTCTCGGTCGAGCGCGGCGAAGTCTTCGCCCTGATCGGCCCGAACGGGGCCGGGAAAACGACCCTCGTGCGTGCGCTGACGGGGACGACTGAGCCGGACGACGGTACGGCACGGATCCTCGGCAACTCGCCCACGGCCGTCGATCGCAGCCGAATCGGCGTTCTCCCACAGGAGTTTTCGCCGCCGGGACGGCTCAGCGCCCGCGAACTGCTTTCCTACTACGCCGGACTCTACGACGACGCACGCGATTCCGACGCCGTTCTTGCGGCTGTCGGCCTCGCCGATTCCGGCGATACCTGGTACGAAGAGCTCTCCGGTGGCCAACAGCGTCGGGTCTGTGTCGGCTCTACACTGGTCAACGACCCGGATCTCCTCTTTCTCGACGAGCCGACGACCGGTATCGATCCCGCCGGCCGCCGCACCGTCTGGCGGCTGATCGAGGAACTCACCGAGGGCGGGACGACCGTCATCCTGACGACTCACGATATGGCCGAAGCGGAACGACTCGCCGACCGAGTCGGGCTGCTCGCCGACGGACGTCTCGTTGCGCAGGGAACACCGGCAGAGCTCGTCCGCGAACACGGCGGCTCGAGCCGCCTCGCGATCGAAACAGGGGCTGACCTCGAGGCGTTCGCTGACCTCGATCACCCGGTCGAACGGCCGGAACACGACCGTGGCCGGGCTCCGGGTAACGCCGTCGTCGTTCGCAACATCGAACCCGCCGAAATCGGGACGGTCGTCGATTACCTCGAGGACCGAACCATCACCTATACCGAACTCTCGTGGACCGAGCCCGACCTCGAAGACGTGTATCTCACGCTGGCGGAGCCAACAGAACACGAACGGACCGATCGGTTCGAGGGACGGGATGGCGGAGTCGGTGAGACGGATCTCGCGCGGACGGGTGAGACCGCGTGA
- a CDS encoding histidine kinase N-terminal 7TM domain-containing protein, which translates to MTWQLTPYTVPLALATLIGIAGATIAWRHRSGPVETWSMFAQATSALWALLTVLTVSSVSKGLKLFWLQVFLATIPLLIVFATGFTLHFTGRGEWLTRRRLGVLFAFPAAVLVLTMTNDVHGLVLVDTHIDYGTYRFLDYIDYGSYRVLEYQWGPGAYAYFALSYAIAAVYCGLLFLKVLRSRNVYRRISFVIFVFAAGLVSATVLSAVQKSPFPHFMLLPFANLGLGILLFLGTTSIRFARLIPVDRILSILSSRYGDVVPLARDFIVEAVDNGILVLDENDRVVDINATAKKMIGSNRPVGKHIAEIIQSEAVVQAGELDGILDGSEPVDEVREEVWIRIGDNELCYDVRISAIGSDDEPAGHVVLLHDITEQKRREEQLRARERELELQRDQLEHQNERLDQFASIVSHDLRNPLNVAQGYLETMLTGVDGSADGERETGDAPEEVTVRVEYLEEVARSHDRMENIIEDALALARQGKAITETETVSLTAVAEQAWANVETETATLVVEDECGVVSDRDRLLNVFENLFRNSMEHGMPSDVAADDEHANLTVRVGRLEDAQKSDAGDDSNGEGRNGFYVQDNGCGIPDDEKESVLDEGYTTANDGTGFGLAIVRDIVVAHGWSIAVTDADDGGARFEMTGIELVDTTELEQSSDAAELKRQ; encoded by the coding sequence ATGACGTGGCAACTGACGCCATATACGGTCCCGCTTGCGCTGGCGACACTCATCGGTATCGCTGGCGCGACTATCGCGTGGCGACACCGATCGGGGCCGGTCGAGACCTGGTCGATGTTCGCGCAGGCAACGAGCGCACTGTGGGCTCTCCTGACGGTTCTGACCGTCTCGAGTGTCTCGAAGGGTCTGAAGCTGTTCTGGTTGCAAGTGTTCTTGGCAACCATTCCGTTACTGATCGTTTTCGCAACGGGTTTCACCCTCCATTTCACCGGTCGCGGCGAGTGGCTTACCCGCCGCCGACTCGGAGTTCTCTTCGCGTTTCCTGCCGCGGTGCTCGTCCTCACGATGACGAACGACGTGCACGGACTCGTCCTCGTCGACACCCACATCGATTACGGCACGTACCGTTTTCTCGACTACATCGATTACGGCTCATACCGTGTCCTCGAATACCAATGGGGGCCAGGTGCCTACGCATACTTCGCGCTATCGTACGCGATCGCAGCCGTCTACTGCGGACTTCTCTTTCTGAAGGTCTTGCGCTCGCGAAACGTCTATCGACGGATCTCGTTCGTCATATTCGTCTTTGCCGCCGGTCTCGTGTCGGCTACGGTCCTATCGGCCGTACAGAAGAGTCCATTTCCGCACTTCATGCTGTTACCGTTTGCGAATCTCGGGTTAGGCATCCTGCTCTTTCTCGGGACCACCAGCATCAGGTTCGCCAGATTGATCCCAGTCGATCGCATCCTCTCGATACTGAGTTCGCGATACGGGGACGTGGTTCCACTTGCGAGGGACTTCATCGTCGAAGCGGTCGATAACGGGATCCTCGTTCTGGACGAGAACGATCGGGTCGTTGACATCAACGCGACCGCAAAGAAAATGATAGGAAGCAATCGCCCGGTCGGCAAACATATCGCGGAGATCATCCAGTCCGAAGCAGTGGTTCAGGCCGGTGAACTCGACGGAATTCTCGACGGATCGGAACCGGTCGACGAAGTTCGGGAAGAAGTATGGATTCGAATCGGCGACAACGAGTTGTGTTACGACGTTCGGATCTCGGCAATTGGGTCGGACGATGAGCCTGCTGGACACGTGGTCCTACTCCACGACATCACCGAGCAAAAGCGTCGCGAGGAGCAGCTCCGGGCACGGGAACGGGAACTCGAACTCCAGCGAGACCAACTTGAACACCAGAACGAGCGCCTCGACCAGTTCGCGAGTATCGTCTCTCACGATCTCCGAAATCCGTTAAACGTCGCTCAGGGTTATCTCGAGACGATGCTGACCGGCGTCGATGGGTCGGCCGATGGCGAACGAGAGACGGGCGATGCGCCCGAGGAAGTGACCGTCCGCGTCGAGTACCTCGAGGAAGTAGCGCGGTCTCACGATCGGATGGAAAACATCATCGAGGATGCACTCGCGCTCGCACGGCAAGGAAAGGCGATAACGGAGACCGAGACAGTCAGTCTCACAGCCGTTGCCGAGCAGGCGTGGGCAAACGTCGAGACGGAAACCGCGACGCTCGTCGTCGAGGACGAGTGTGGGGTGGTGTCCGATCGGGACCGCCTCTTGAACGTCTTCGAGAACCTGTTCCGGAACAGCATGGAACACGGAATGCCCAGCGACGTGGCAGCTGACGACGAACACGCGAACCTGACCGTTCGCGTCGGTCGGCTCGAGGATGCCCAGAAATCGGATGCCGGGGACGACAGTAACGGTGAGGGCAGAAACGGATTCTACGTCCAAGATAACGGCTGTGGGATCCCTGACGATGAGAAGGAGTCAGTGCTCGACGAAGGATACACCACGGCCAACGACGGAACCGGGTTCGGCCTCGCGATCGTCCGGGACATCGTCGTCGCCCACGGGTGGTCGATCGCGGTGACAGACGCCGACGACGGCGGTGCGCGATTCGAGATGACGGGAATCGAGCTGGTCGATACCACCGAACTGGAGCAGTCGTCTGACGCCGCCGAACTCAAGCGACAGTGA
- a CDS encoding TIGR03557 family F420-dependent LLM class oxidoreductase, which produces MTQLGYTLSSEEFGPVALVDIARRAEEVGFDFVSISDHFHPWVSAQGESPFVWSTLGGIATVTDDIEVGVGVTCPTTRIHPVNVAHAVATVDEMLGDRFTFGVGTGENLNEHVTGERWPEHDVRLEKLDEAMDVMTQLWTGETTSHHGDHYTVENARLYTVPDEQPTTIASAFGPQTARWTAEHADGLWCSGPKETPVDAYEGAGGDGPTYTQLHGCYAETEEEAIDTIYEQWPNGSIPGELGQELSTPAHFEQAAQMVDREDIAEAGTTTDPDPQAHIDSIEQATDAGYDHVYVHQIGPEQEMALEFYAEEVLPSF; this is translated from the coding sequence ATGACCCAGCTCGGCTACACCCTCTCGAGCGAGGAGTTCGGTCCGGTAGCACTGGTCGACATCGCACGACGGGCCGAAGAGGTCGGCTTCGATTTCGTCTCCATTTCGGACCACTTCCACCCCTGGGTTTCGGCCCAGGGAGAATCTCCGTTCGTCTGGTCGACGCTCGGCGGCATCGCGACGGTGACCGACGACATCGAGGTCGGCGTCGGCGTTACCTGTCCGACGACGCGGATTCATCCGGTCAACGTTGCCCACGCCGTCGCCACCGTCGACGAGATGCTCGGCGACCGCTTTACGTTCGGCGTCGGCACCGGCGAAAACCTGAACGAACACGTCACCGGTGAGCGCTGGCCCGAACATGACGTTCGCCTCGAGAAGCTCGACGAGGCGATGGACGTAATGACGCAACTGTGGACGGGCGAGACGACGAGCCACCACGGCGACCACTACACGGTCGAGAACGCGCGTCTCTACACCGTTCCAGACGAGCAGCCGACGACGATCGCGAGCGCCTTCGGGCCACAGACCGCCCGATGGACGGCCGAACATGCCGACGGTCTCTGGTGTTCCGGGCCGAAAGAGACACCGGTCGACGCCTACGAGGGGGCCGGCGGCGACGGGCCGACGTACACGCAACTCCACGGCTGCTACGCGGAAACCGAGGAGGAAGCGATCGACACCATCTACGAACAGTGGCCGAACGGCTCGATTCCGGGGGAACTCGGACAGGAGCTGTCGACACCGGCGCATTTCGAGCAGGCTGCGCAGATGGTCGATCGGGAGGACATCGCCGAAGCCGGGACGACCACGGACCCCGACCCGCAGGCCCACATCGATAGCATCGAACAGGCGACCGACGCGGGCTACGACCACGTCTACGTCCATCAGATCGGCCCCGAGCAGGAGATGGCACTCGAGTTCTACGCAGAGGAGGTCTTGCCGTCGTTCTGA
- a CDS encoding potassium channel family protein, translating to MNNWWRRIVLSVVAVLGLVAVYAKLYQLGMAAFEGVDKTYIESVQTVIETLTTVGFGGDAPWDSTVMNLFVIGMILTGVSLVFLALPLIVVPLFQEALEDRPPEETDLTDHVVICSHTPRSDVLAQELDAANIPYVFIDDDPELVVGLDNEGTSAIYGELDQEDTLRAANAEDARALVTDIDDETNAMVILTARELSSDLRIVSVVEDVDVESYHRYAGADEVVHPRRVLGQSLAKKATTTVSAELHDTIELSEDLAVTELLVQEYSDLVGQTIPESGIRDRMGITVIGAWFNGEFVAVPGTDHRIDGNTILLVAGRRDDLSELKARTVSTLQHRQDRVIVGGYGIVGHTAAETLTTDGVSTCIIDHADVPGVDIIGDVTDEEDLESAGVDESRSIILTVDDDATTIYATLVLKQVAPDVEIIARANETENIPKLYRAGAEYVLSLSTVTGRMLASVLIEDEEILTPETQFELVRTSAPRIAGQSLGDVDLRARTGCTIVAAERGDELLTDLGPEFVVREDDTLIVAGSDDAINRFVALATD from the coding sequence ATGAACAACTGGTGGCGGCGAATCGTGCTCTCAGTGGTCGCCGTTCTCGGGCTCGTGGCGGTGTACGCGAAACTCTACCAGCTGGGGATGGCTGCCTTCGAGGGGGTAGACAAGACGTACATCGAATCTGTCCAGACCGTCATCGAGACCCTTACGACGGTCGGATTCGGGGGGGACGCGCCATGGGATAGCACTGTGATGAATCTCTTCGTGATCGGCATGATCCTCACCGGCGTTTCGCTCGTCTTCCTCGCGCTCCCGCTGATCGTCGTCCCGCTGTTTCAGGAAGCCCTCGAGGACCGACCCCCGGAGGAAACTGACCTTACCGATCACGTCGTCATCTGCTCGCACACGCCGCGATCCGACGTGCTCGCCCAGGAACTCGATGCGGCGAACATCCCGTACGTGTTCATCGACGACGATCCCGAACTCGTCGTCGGCCTCGACAACGAAGGAACCAGCGCCATCTACGGCGAACTCGATCAGGAGGACACGCTTCGCGCGGCGAACGCCGAGGATGCCCGCGCGCTCGTTACCGACATCGACGACGAGACTAACGCGATGGTGATCCTCACCGCACGGGAACTCTCGAGCGATCTTCGGATCGTCAGCGTCGTCGAGGACGTCGATGTCGAGAGTTACCACCGGTACGCCGGCGCCGACGAAGTCGTTCACCCGCGGCGGGTCCTCGGTCAGAGCCTCGCGAAGAAGGCGACGACGACCGTCTCGGCCGAACTCCACGATACGATCGAGTTGAGCGAAGATCTGGCGGTGACCGAATTGCTCGTCCAGGAGTACAGCGACCTCGTCGGACAGACGATTCCGGAGTCGGGTATTCGAGACCGGATGGGGATTACCGTCATCGGCGCGTGGTTCAACGGCGAGTTCGTGGCCGTTCCCGGCACCGACCACCGGATCGACGGCAACACGATCCTTCTCGTCGCCGGCCGCCGCGACGACCTCTCCGAACTGAAAGCGAGGACGGTGTCAACCTTGCAACATCGTCAGGATCGCGTCATCGTCGGAGGGTACGGCATCGTCGGCCATACCGCGGCGGAGACCCTGACGACCGACGGCGTATCGACCTGTATCATCGATCACGCAGACGTGCCGGGTGTCGATATCATTGGGGACGTCACCGACGAAGAAGACCTCGAATCCGCCGGCGTCGACGAATCGCGGTCGATCATTCTCACGGTGGACGACGACGCGACGACGATCTACGCGACGCTCGTCCTGAAACAGGTAGCACCCGACGTCGAGATAATCGCACGGGCCAACGAGACCGAGAACATTCCGAAGCTCTACCGTGCCGGTGCGGAGTACGTCCTCTCACTGTCGACGGTGACCGGTCGGATGCTCGCGTCGGTGCTGATCGAGGACGAGGAGATTCTCACGCCTGAGACGCAGTTCGAACTCGTCCGGACGTCCGCGCCGCGGATCGCCGGCCAGAGCCTCGGCGACGTCGACTTGCGAGCACGGACCGGGTGTACGATCGTCGCGGCCGAGCGCGGCGACGAGTTGCTGACCGATCTCGGTCCAGAATTCGTGGTCCGCGAGGACGACACTCTGATCGTCGCGGGAAGCGACGACGCGATCAATCGGTTCGTCGCGCTCGCGACCGACTGA
- a CDS encoding antitoxin VapB family protein, giving the protein MNFHEPWASTDTETGTKTISLADDALERLRAEKPENEGFSDVVRW; this is encoded by the coding sequence ATGAATTTTCACGAACCGTGGGCGTCCACAGACACGGAGACTGGCACAAAGACGATCTCACTGGCGGACGATGCGCTGGAACGACTCCGTGCTGAAAAGCCGGAAAATGAGGGGTTCAGCGACGTCGTTCGCTGGTGA
- a CDS encoding aldo/keto reductase — translation MEYTTLGETGTTVSRLCFGTWRFGKESDGTVETNREDARELLDAAWDAGINFIDTANVYGDPDGTSERWIGEWLADRDHHREDLVIASKVYFPFNGRGDPGPNDSGLGRKHIRAQIEGTLERLGTDYLDLYYIHRWDEDTPIRETLRTLTELVSEGKVHYLGASSMAAWKLTKALWESDVENLERFDVTQPMFNAADTDDVGDYLDVCADQDIAVCPYSPLAGGFLTGKYERAADGTVVAPDGSRGTLSDLFEDRYTSETAWNVLEAVESVADEVGATPAQVSLRWLMDQDRFPCVPIVGARTTDQLEENVGAVGLDLSPAQLERIDAARGTDDGNYR, via the coding sequence ATGGAGTATACGACGCTCGGCGAGACGGGGACGACGGTCTCGAGGCTCTGTTTCGGCACCTGGCGATTCGGAAAGGAGAGCGACGGAACCGTCGAAACCAACCGCGAGGATGCGCGAGAGTTGCTCGATGCGGCCTGGGACGCCGGCATCAACTTCATCGACACCGCGAACGTCTATGGCGATCCGGACGGGACGAGCGAGCGGTGGATCGGCGAATGGCTCGCGGACCGCGACCATCATCGCGAGGACCTCGTCATCGCCTCGAAGGTTTACTTCCCCTTTAACGGCCGGGGTGATCCGGGACCGAACGACTCCGGGCTCGGCCGGAAGCACATCCGCGCCCAGATCGAGGGGACCCTCGAGCGACTCGGTACGGATTATCTCGACCTCTACTACATCCACCGCTGGGACGAGGACACGCCGATCCGGGAGACCCTCCGGACGCTCACGGAACTCGTCAGCGAGGGGAAAGTCCACTACCTCGGGGCCTCGAGCATGGCCGCCTGGAAGCTCACGAAGGCGCTGTGGGAAAGCGACGTCGAGAACCTCGAGCGCTTCGACGTCACCCAGCCGATGTTCAACGCGGCCGACACGGACGACGTCGGGGACTATCTCGACGTCTGCGCCGATCAAGATATCGCCGTCTGTCCGTACTCGCCGCTCGCCGGCGGGTTCCTCACCGGCAAGTACGAGCGCGCTGCTGACGGAACCGTCGTCGCGCCCGACGGTTCGCGCGGTACTCTCTCCGATCTCTTCGAGGACCGCTACACCAGCGAGACTGCCTGGAACGTCCTCGAGGCCGTCGAATCGGTGGCCGACGAGGTCGGTGCCACGCCCGCGCAGGTGTCGCTGCGGTGGCTGATGGATCAGGACCGCTTTCCGTGCGTGCCGATCGTCGGCGCACGGACGACGGATCAACTCGAGGAGAACGTCGGCGCAGTCGGACTCGATCTTTCCCCCGCGCAGTTAGAGCGGATCGACGCGGCGCGTGGCACGGACGACGGCAACTATCGCTGA